One stretch of Acidobacteriota bacterium DNA includes these proteins:
- a CDS encoding type IV toxin-antitoxin system AbiEi family antitoxin domain-containing protein, with amino-acid sequence METEQESLKTAETAFRKAGGMLRTSEALALGIHPRTLYLLRDSNRLVSVSRGLYRLAGLPELSEPDLIPVARLVPQSVVCLISAIAFHGITTEIPHEVYVALPRSVKRPRLAYPPLRVFWFSGAALTAGVERHKIDGVPVKIFGPEKTVADCFKFRNKIGLDVAIEALKLCRERKGSTPRTLLHYARVCRVERIMRPYLEALG; translated from the coding sequence ATGGAGACAGAACAAGAAAGTCTGAAAACGGCTGAAACAGCTTTTCGTAAAGCCGGGGGAATGCTGCGTACCTCTGAAGCCCTGGCACTCGGCATTCATCCGCGCACCCTTTATCTGCTACGAGATTCGAATCGGCTGGTATCTGTGAGCCGGGGCCTCTACCGCCTTGCCGGACTGCCTGAGCTATCTGAACCGGACCTGATTCCGGTTGCCAGGCTGGTTCCGCAGTCTGTGGTCTGCCTCATTTCAGCGATTGCCTTTCATGGCATCACCACAGAAATTCCTCATGAGGTGTATGTGGCGCTCCCCCGATCCGTGAAACGGCCGCGGCTCGCCTACCCGCCACTTCGGGTTTTCTGGTTTTCCGGCGCTGCCCTTACAGCCGGTGTCGAGCGTCATAAGATCGACGGCGTTCCGGTTAAGATTTTCGGGCCGGAAAAGACGGTTGCCGATTGCTTCAAGTTCCGCAATAAGATCGGGCTGGACGTGGCGATTGAAGCGCTGAAACTGTGCCGTGAGCGGAAAGGCTCAACGCCGAGAACCCTGCTTCACTATGCGCGCGTCTGTCGCGTCGAACGCATTATGCGCCCCTACCTTGAGGCTCTGGGATGA